A region of Salvelinus alpinus chromosome 6, SLU_Salpinus.1, whole genome shotgun sequence DNA encodes the following proteins:
- the LOC139578588 gene encoding SERPINE1 mRNA-binding protein 1-like isoform X1, whose translation MPGHMQEGFGCAIANRFDQLFDDESDPFELLKEAENKKKEAPVPGAFKTAAQAAKLQKKESQKDRKMVPADKKDEPLAPVPLKKDGPGPRRMGRRPEGQGPAGGPPREFQGESRPPTDRPPRTDRRPPRRFERPPGGEEKPGEGGEFSVEKPIGERPMRGRGGGRGRGLGSRGRGMGRSDGFDARGKREFDRHSGNDRSSQKGEEKRGGSGSHNWGTVKDEMGELDQSNVTEETPEGEEHLPADSENNRENEVGEPKEVEPKEMTLDEWKAQQDKEKTKVEFNIRKANEGADSQWKKGYVLHKSKDEKKDDTLIEAAVEAEGVAPKTEDDHHFRKPANDITAQLEINFGDLGRPSRGRGGPRGGRGGRGRGEGRGEFRGEFREREPREPRERDGGAPTRPARGGRTDKPSGVIVPNVDDPEAFPALA comes from the exons ATGCCCGGACATATGCAAGAAGGTTTCGGCTGCGCTATAGCCAACCGATTCGACCAACTATTTGACGACGAATCGGACCCGTTCGAGCTGTTGAAGGAGGCAGAGAACAAGAAGAAGGAGGCTCCTGTCCCTGGTGCCTTCAAGACCGCAGCCCAAGCCGCCAAGCTCCAGAAAAAGGAGTCCCAGAAAGATAGAAAGATGGTCCCTGCTGATAAGAAAGATGAGCCTCTGGCACCCGTGCCTCTGAAGAAAGATG GACCTGGTCCCAGGAGGATGGGTCGCAGGCCTGAGGGTCAGGGCCCAGCTGGTGGACCGCCCCGTGAGTTCCAGGGCGAGAGCCGCCCCCCTACAGACAGACCCCCCCGGACTGACAGACGGCCACCACGCCGTTTCGAGAGGCCCCCCGGCGGAGAGGAGAAGCCTGGCGAGGGAGGAGAGTTCTCTGTGGAGAA gcccATTGGGGAAAGGCCCATGAGAGGACGTGGTGGCGGCAGGGGCCGGGGATTGGGCAGCAGGGGCCGAGGCATGGGCAGGAGCGACGGCTTCGATGCCCGAGGAAAGCGTGAATTTGACAGACACAGCGGCAACGATCGATC CAGCCAGAAAGGTGAGGAGAAGCGTGGAGGAAGTGGATCTCACAACTGGGGCACCGTCAAGGATGAGATGGG CGAGCTTGACCAATCAAACGTAACCGAGGAGACCCCTGAGGGAGAGGAGCATCTGCCCGCTGACTCTGAGAATAA TAGGGAGAATGAGGTTGGTGAACCTAAGGAAGTGGAACCCAAGGAGATGACTCTGGATGAATGGAAGGCCCAGCAGGACAAGGAGAAAACCAAGGTGGAGTTCAACATCCGCAAGGCCAACGAGGGAGCCGACAGCCAGTGGAAGAAAGGATACGTGCTGCACAAGTCCAAGGAC GAGAAGAAAGATGATACTCTGATTGAAGCTGCAGTGGAGGCCGAGGGAGTCGCCCCTAAG ACAGAGGATGATCACCACTTCCGGAAGCCGGCCAATGACATCACAGCCCAGTTGGAGATAAACTTTGGGGACCTGGGCCGCCCTAGCCGTGGTCGTGGTGGACCCCGTGGTGGCAGGGGGGGCCGTGGGCgcggggagggcagaggagagttcCGGGGAGAGTTCCGCGAGCGTGAGCCCAGAGAGCCCCGCGAGCGTGATGGTGGAGCCCCCACCAGGCCGGCCCGCGGAGGCCGGACTGACAAG CCGAGCGGGGTGATCGTGCCCAACGTGGACGACCCCGAGGCCTTCCCGGCCCTGGCCTAA
- the LOC139578588 gene encoding SERPINE1 mRNA-binding protein 1-like isoform X2 yields MPGHMQEGFGCAIANRFDQLFDDESDPFELLKEAENKKKEAPVPGAFKTAAQAAKLQKKESQKDRKMVPADKKDEPLAPVPLKKDGPGPRRMGRRPEGQGPAGGPPREFQGESRPPTDRPPRTDRRPPRRFERPPGGEEKPGEGGEFSVEKPIGERPMRGRGGGRGRGLGSRGRGMGRSDGFDARGKREFDRHSGNDRSSQKGEEKRGGSGSHNWGTVKDEMGELDQSNVTEETPEGEEHLPADSENKENEVGEPKEVEPKEMTLDEWKAQQDKEKTKVEFNIRKANEGADSQWKKGYVLHKSKDEKKDDTLIEAAVEAEGVAPKTEDDHHFRKPANDITAQLEINFGDLGRPSRGRGGPRGGRGGRGRGEGRGEFRGEFREREPREPRERDGGAPTRPARGGRTDKPSGVIVPNVDDPEAFPALA; encoded by the exons ATGCCCGGACATATGCAAGAAGGTTTCGGCTGCGCTATAGCCAACCGATTCGACCAACTATTTGACGACGAATCGGACCCGTTCGAGCTGTTGAAGGAGGCAGAGAACAAGAAGAAGGAGGCTCCTGTCCCTGGTGCCTTCAAGACCGCAGCCCAAGCCGCCAAGCTCCAGAAAAAGGAGTCCCAGAAAGATAGAAAGATGGTCCCTGCTGATAAGAAAGATGAGCCTCTGGCACCCGTGCCTCTGAAGAAAGATG GACCTGGTCCCAGGAGGATGGGTCGCAGGCCTGAGGGTCAGGGCCCAGCTGGTGGACCGCCCCGTGAGTTCCAGGGCGAGAGCCGCCCCCCTACAGACAGACCCCCCCGGACTGACAGACGGCCACCACGCCGTTTCGAGAGGCCCCCCGGCGGAGAGGAGAAGCCTGGCGAGGGAGGAGAGTTCTCTGTGGAGAA gcccATTGGGGAAAGGCCCATGAGAGGACGTGGTGGCGGCAGGGGCCGGGGATTGGGCAGCAGGGGCCGAGGCATGGGCAGGAGCGACGGCTTCGATGCCCGAGGAAAGCGTGAATTTGACAGACACAGCGGCAACGATCGATC CAGCCAGAAAGGTGAGGAGAAGCGTGGAGGAAGTGGATCTCACAACTGGGGCACCGTCAAGGATGAGATGGG CGAGCTTGACCAATCAAACGTAACCGAGGAGACCCCTGAGGGAGAGGAGCATCTGCCCGCTGACTCTGAGAATAA GGAGAATGAGGTTGGTGAACCTAAGGAAGTGGAACCCAAGGAGATGACTCTGGATGAATGGAAGGCCCAGCAGGACAAGGAGAAAACCAAGGTGGAGTTCAACATCCGCAAGGCCAACGAGGGAGCCGACAGCCAGTGGAAGAAAGGATACGTGCTGCACAAGTCCAAGGAC GAGAAGAAAGATGATACTCTGATTGAAGCTGCAGTGGAGGCCGAGGGAGTCGCCCCTAAG ACAGAGGATGATCACCACTTCCGGAAGCCGGCCAATGACATCACAGCCCAGTTGGAGATAAACTTTGGGGACCTGGGCCGCCCTAGCCGTGGTCGTGGTGGACCCCGTGGTGGCAGGGGGGGCCGTGGGCgcggggagggcagaggagagttcCGGGGAGAGTTCCGCGAGCGTGAGCCCAGAGAGCCCCGCGAGCGTGATGGTGGAGCCCCCACCAGGCCGGCCCGCGGAGGCCGGACTGACAAG CCGAGCGGGGTGATCGTGCCCAACGTGGACGACCCCGAGGCCTTCCCGGCCCTGGCCTAA
- the LOC139579682 gene encoding 3-keto-steroid reductase/17-beta-hydroxysteroid dehydrogenase 7-like has protein sequence MEISGFLVVFLSQDSDTAKTTGLVECAKALKELLPVLCQANHTSQGIWTSSSNAQCSAFSLKDLQHRTGTEPYSSSKYASDLLSLALNTHLNMKGLYSSVICPGFAMTNLTYGILPSFPTLLWNLLMPILWLIRICTNTFTLTPCNGAEALFWLFMQKPESLDPWTKYHSLTSGLGNNYTQPRKMDIDGDMSEALYDKLLELEDKVRRKLKEEKKGI, from the exons atggagatttcagggtttttggtggttttcctaagccaggattcagacacggccaaGACAACCGGGTtggtagagtgtgctaaagca TTGAAGGAGCTTCTACCGGTGCTGTGCCAGGCCAACCACACCTCCCAGGGGATCTGGACTAGCTCTAGTAACGCCCAATGCTCAGCCTTCAGCCTGAAGGACCTTCAGCACCGGACAGGCACTGAGCCCTACAGCTCCTCCAAATACGCATCAGACCTCCTCAGTCTGGCTCTCAACACACACCTCAACATGAAG GGCCTGTACTCATCAGTGATCTGTCCAGGCTTTGCGATGACCAACCTGACCTATGGTATCCTGCCTTCCTTCCCCACACTCCTCTGGAACCTGCTCATGCCCATCctctggctg ATCAGAATCTGTACAAACACATTCACCCTGACCCCCTGCAATGGAGCAGAGGCTCTg TTCTGGCTGTTTATGCAAAAACCTGAGTCGCTGGATCCTTGGACTAAATACCACAGTCTAACCTCAGGTCTGGGAAACAACTACACACAACCTCGCAAG ATGGATATTGATGGGGACATGTCCGAGGCCCTGTATGATAAACTACTGGAACTGGAAGACAAAGTACGCAGGAAACTGAAGGAGGAAAAGAAGGGTATTTGA
- the LOC139578588 gene encoding SERPINE1 mRNA-binding protein 1-like isoform X4: MPGHMQEGFGCAIANRFDQLFDDESDPFELLKEAENKKKEAPVPGAFKTAAQAAKLQKKESQKDRKMVPADKKDEPLAPVPLKKDGPGPRRMGRRPEGQGPAGGPPREFQGESRPPTDRPPRTDRRPPRRFERPPGGEEKPGEGGEFSVEKPIGERPMRGRGGGRGRGLGSRGRGMGRSDGFDARGKREFDRHSGNDRSQKGEEKRGGSGSHNWGTVKDEMGELDQSNVTEETPEGEEHLPADSENKENEVGEPKEVEPKEMTLDEWKAQQDKEKTKVEFNIRKANEGADSQWKKGYVLHKSKDEKKDDTLIEAAVEAEGVAPKTEDDHHFRKPANDITAQLEINFGDLGRPSRGRGGPRGGRGGRGRGEGRGEFRGEFREREPREPRERDGGAPTRPARGGRTDKPSGVIVPNVDDPEAFPALA; the protein is encoded by the exons ATGCCCGGACATATGCAAGAAGGTTTCGGCTGCGCTATAGCCAACCGATTCGACCAACTATTTGACGACGAATCGGACCCGTTCGAGCTGTTGAAGGAGGCAGAGAACAAGAAGAAGGAGGCTCCTGTCCCTGGTGCCTTCAAGACCGCAGCCCAAGCCGCCAAGCTCCAGAAAAAGGAGTCCCAGAAAGATAGAAAGATGGTCCCTGCTGATAAGAAAGATGAGCCTCTGGCACCCGTGCCTCTGAAGAAAGATG GACCTGGTCCCAGGAGGATGGGTCGCAGGCCTGAGGGTCAGGGCCCAGCTGGTGGACCGCCCCGTGAGTTCCAGGGCGAGAGCCGCCCCCCTACAGACAGACCCCCCCGGACTGACAGACGGCCACCACGCCGTTTCGAGAGGCCCCCCGGCGGAGAGGAGAAGCCTGGCGAGGGAGGAGAGTTCTCTGTGGAGAA gcccATTGGGGAAAGGCCCATGAGAGGACGTGGTGGCGGCAGGGGCCGGGGATTGGGCAGCAGGGGCCGAGGCATGGGCAGGAGCGACGGCTTCGATGCCCGAGGAAAGCGTGAATTTGACAGACACAGCGGCAACGATCGATC CCAGAAAGGTGAGGAGAAGCGTGGAGGAAGTGGATCTCACAACTGGGGCACCGTCAAGGATGAGATGGG CGAGCTTGACCAATCAAACGTAACCGAGGAGACCCCTGAGGGAGAGGAGCATCTGCCCGCTGACTCTGAGAATAA GGAGAATGAGGTTGGTGAACCTAAGGAAGTGGAACCCAAGGAGATGACTCTGGATGAATGGAAGGCCCAGCAGGACAAGGAGAAAACCAAGGTGGAGTTCAACATCCGCAAGGCCAACGAGGGAGCCGACAGCCAGTGGAAGAAAGGATACGTGCTGCACAAGTCCAAGGAC GAGAAGAAAGATGATACTCTGATTGAAGCTGCAGTGGAGGCCGAGGGAGTCGCCCCTAAG ACAGAGGATGATCACCACTTCCGGAAGCCGGCCAATGACATCACAGCCCAGTTGGAGATAAACTTTGGGGACCTGGGCCGCCCTAGCCGTGGTCGTGGTGGACCCCGTGGTGGCAGGGGGGGCCGTGGGCgcggggagggcagaggagagttcCGGGGAGAGTTCCGCGAGCGTGAGCCCAGAGAGCCCCGCGAGCGTGATGGTGGAGCCCCCACCAGGCCGGCCCGCGGAGGCCGGACTGACAAG CCGAGCGGGGTGATCGTGCCCAACGTGGACGACCCCGAGGCCTTCCCGGCCCTGGCCTAA
- the LOC139578588 gene encoding SERPINE1 mRNA-binding protein 1-like isoform X3, with protein MPGHMQEGFGCAIANRFDQLFDDESDPFELLKEAENKKKEAPVPGAFKTAAQAAKLQKKESQKDRKMVPADKKDEPLAPVPLKKDGPGPRRMGRRPEGQGPAGGPPREFQGESRPPTDRPPRTDRRPPRRFERPPGGEEKPGEGGEFSVEKPIGERPMRGRGGGRGRGLGSRGRGMGRSDGFDARGKREFDRHSGNDRSQKGEEKRGGSGSHNWGTVKDEMGELDQSNVTEETPEGEEHLPADSENNRENEVGEPKEVEPKEMTLDEWKAQQDKEKTKVEFNIRKANEGADSQWKKGYVLHKSKDEKKDDTLIEAAVEAEGVAPKTEDDHHFRKPANDITAQLEINFGDLGRPSRGRGGPRGGRGGRGRGEGRGEFRGEFREREPREPRERDGGAPTRPARGGRTDKPSGVIVPNVDDPEAFPALA; from the exons ATGCCCGGACATATGCAAGAAGGTTTCGGCTGCGCTATAGCCAACCGATTCGACCAACTATTTGACGACGAATCGGACCCGTTCGAGCTGTTGAAGGAGGCAGAGAACAAGAAGAAGGAGGCTCCTGTCCCTGGTGCCTTCAAGACCGCAGCCCAAGCCGCCAAGCTCCAGAAAAAGGAGTCCCAGAAAGATAGAAAGATGGTCCCTGCTGATAAGAAAGATGAGCCTCTGGCACCCGTGCCTCTGAAGAAAGATG GACCTGGTCCCAGGAGGATGGGTCGCAGGCCTGAGGGTCAGGGCCCAGCTGGTGGACCGCCCCGTGAGTTCCAGGGCGAGAGCCGCCCCCCTACAGACAGACCCCCCCGGACTGACAGACGGCCACCACGCCGTTTCGAGAGGCCCCCCGGCGGAGAGGAGAAGCCTGGCGAGGGAGGAGAGTTCTCTGTGGAGAA gcccATTGGGGAAAGGCCCATGAGAGGACGTGGTGGCGGCAGGGGCCGGGGATTGGGCAGCAGGGGCCGAGGCATGGGCAGGAGCGACGGCTTCGATGCCCGAGGAAAGCGTGAATTTGACAGACACAGCGGCAACGATCGATC CCAGAAAGGTGAGGAGAAGCGTGGAGGAAGTGGATCTCACAACTGGGGCACCGTCAAGGATGAGATGGG CGAGCTTGACCAATCAAACGTAACCGAGGAGACCCCTGAGGGAGAGGAGCATCTGCCCGCTGACTCTGAGAATAA TAGGGAGAATGAGGTTGGTGAACCTAAGGAAGTGGAACCCAAGGAGATGACTCTGGATGAATGGAAGGCCCAGCAGGACAAGGAGAAAACCAAGGTGGAGTTCAACATCCGCAAGGCCAACGAGGGAGCCGACAGCCAGTGGAAGAAAGGATACGTGCTGCACAAGTCCAAGGAC GAGAAGAAAGATGATACTCTGATTGAAGCTGCAGTGGAGGCCGAGGGAGTCGCCCCTAAG ACAGAGGATGATCACCACTTCCGGAAGCCGGCCAATGACATCACAGCCCAGTTGGAGATAAACTTTGGGGACCTGGGCCGCCCTAGCCGTGGTCGTGGTGGACCCCGTGGTGGCAGGGGGGGCCGTGGGCgcggggagggcagaggagagttcCGGGGAGAGTTCCGCGAGCGTGAGCCCAGAGAGCCCCGCGAGCGTGATGGTGGAGCCCCCACCAGGCCGGCCCGCGGAGGCCGGACTGACAAG CCGAGCGGGGTGATCGTGCCCAACGTGGACGACCCCGAGGCCTTCCCGGCCCTGGCCTAA